The following are from one region of the Mycolicibacterium helvum genome:
- a CDS encoding helix-turn-helix transcriptional regulator — MDLPEVVTPKQLAEYFQTTEASLAQDRYLGRGVPFIKVGTKRVRYLRSDVLAYLESQRRTQTGVA, encoded by the coding sequence ATGGACCTACCGGAGGTCGTCACCCCGAAGCAGTTGGCCGAGTACTTCCAGACGACCGAGGCATCGTTAGCCCAGGATCGTTACCTCGGTCGTGGTGTGCCGTTCATCAAGGTTGGAACCAAGCGCGTCCGATACCTCCGCAGCGACGTTCTGGCCTACCTCGAATCGCAGCGCCGGACGCAAACCGGTGTGGCATGA
- a CDS encoding M20/M25/M40 family metallo-hydrolase → MPDLRAHGRAAPVVGRGTVTQPVDEVVDLVSALIRFDTSNTGELATTKGEAECALWVAEQLSAVGYATEYVESGAPGRGNVFARLPGADRSRGALLIHGHLDVVPAEPADWSVHPFSGAVADGYVWGRGAVDMKDMCGMMIAVARGFKRAGIVPPRDLVFAFVADEEHGGTYGAQWLVDNRPDLFEGITEAIGEVGGFSLTVPHKDGGERRLYLIETAEKGLSWMRLTARGRAGHGSMVHDDNAVTAVAEAVARLGRHQFPLVLSESVEQFLTAVAEETGYSFDPASPDLEGTIAKLGGIARIVSATLRDTANPTMLKAGYKANVIPQTAEAVIDCRVLPGRKEAFEREIDELIGPDVTRSWERDLPSYETTFDGDLVGAMNEALLAVDPEARTVPYMLSGGTDAKAFARLGIRCFGFIPLRLPPELDFAALFHGVDERVPVDALHFGVRVLEHFLKNC, encoded by the coding sequence ATGCCCGACCTCCGCGCCCACGGGCGTGCCGCGCCAGTGGTAGGAAGGGGGACTGTGACTCAACCCGTCGACGAGGTCGTCGATCTCGTCAGCGCCCTGATCCGGTTCGACACCTCCAACACCGGTGAGCTGGCGACCACCAAGGGCGAGGCAGAGTGTGCGCTCTGGGTTGCCGAACAGCTGTCCGCGGTCGGGTATGCCACGGAGTACGTCGAGTCCGGCGCGCCGGGTCGCGGGAACGTCTTCGCCCGCCTTCCCGGTGCTGACCGCAGCCGCGGTGCGCTGCTGATCCACGGCCACCTCGACGTCGTCCCCGCCGAACCGGCGGACTGGAGCGTGCATCCCTTCTCCGGCGCCGTCGCCGACGGCTATGTCTGGGGCCGCGGCGCGGTCGATATGAAGGACATGTGCGGCATGATGATCGCGGTCGCCAGGGGATTCAAGCGGGCGGGCATCGTGCCCCCGCGTGATCTGGTTTTCGCCTTCGTCGCCGACGAGGAGCACGGTGGCACCTACGGCGCACAGTGGCTCGTGGACAACCGGCCCGACCTGTTCGAGGGCATCACCGAGGCCATCGGCGAGGTGGGTGGCTTCTCGCTCACGGTGCCGCACAAGGACGGTGGGGAGCGCCGGCTCTACCTGATCGAGACCGCGGAAAAAGGGTTGTCCTGGATGCGGCTGACCGCCCGCGGCCGCGCCGGCCACGGCTCGATGGTGCATGACGACAACGCCGTGACCGCCGTCGCCGAGGCCGTTGCCCGATTGGGGCGTCACCAATTCCCGCTGGTGTTAAGCGAATCCGTGGAACAGTTCCTCACCGCGGTCGCCGAGGAGACCGGCTACAGCTTCGACCCGGCCTCGCCGGATCTCGAAGGCACGATCGCCAAGCTCGGCGGTATCGCCCGCATCGTCAGTGCGACTCTGCGCGACACCGCCAACCCCACCATGCTCAAGGCCGGCTACAAGGCCAATGTCATCCCGCAGACCGCCGAGGCCGTCATCGACTGCCGGGTGCTGCCGGGGCGCAAGGAAGCCTTCGAACGGGAGATCGACGAACTCATCGGTCCCGACGTCACCCGGTCCTGGGAACGTGACCTGCCGTCCTACGAGACGACGTTCGACGGCGACCTCGTCGGCGCGATGAATGAGGCACTGCTGGCCGTCGACCCGGAAGCTCGGACCGTGCCCTACATGCTGTCCGGTGGGACCGATGCGAAAGCCTTTGCCCGCCTTGGTATCCGCTGCTTCGGATTCATCCCACTGCGGCTGCCGCCGGAGCTGGACTTCGCGGCGCTGTTCCACGGCGTCGACGAGCGAGTACCCGTGGACGCACTGCATTTCGGCGTCCGCGTGCTTGAGCACTTCTTGAAGAACTGCTGA
- a CDS encoding aldehyde dehydrogenase: protein MLSTNTHAMTVTRTAETLGIPLPTGYVEQIAEVDAFTAAVAQIAVTTDQLHEAVLDAIADGRDYHADETVQRLALDRSLTAQNISAHRAQTRADQMRRAALADWADEILEDWADALGPHSAALVDAAADANLSDLTDTAAAVAKGGDTMDKLHHAQVAVKAWTAAVNGFFSLASISSVGYNGDASVAIYTPARHSDLAPAFALADKSRTDVDAWTLARCGIPLDLATLGDFMSRAATFNADRETEARAEKEQLKQRVANSW, encoded by the coding sequence ATGCTCTCAACGAACACCCACGCGATGACCGTCACCCGCACCGCCGAAACCCTCGGCATCCCGCTCCCAACCGGCTACGTCGAACAAATCGCGGAGGTCGACGCATTCACAGCCGCAGTCGCCCAAATTGCCGTCACGACCGACCAGCTGCACGAAGCGGTCCTGGACGCGATCGCAGACGGAAGGGACTACCACGCGGACGAAACCGTCCAGCGGCTCGCGCTGGATCGGTCACTGACGGCGCAGAACATCAGCGCCCACCGCGCCCAAACCCGCGCCGACCAGATGCGCAGAGCCGCGCTCGCAGACTGGGCCGACGAGATACTCGAAGACTGGGCCGACGCCCTCGGACCGCATTCGGCCGCGCTCGTCGACGCCGCCGCAGACGCCAACCTCAGCGATCTGACGGACACAGCCGCCGCCGTCGCCAAAGGCGGCGACACCATGGACAAACTGCACCACGCACAGGTCGCCGTGAAGGCCTGGACAGCGGCAGTCAACGGCTTTTTCTCGCTGGCCAGCATCTCTAGCGTCGGCTACAACGGCGACGCCAGCGTGGCGATCTACACCCCTGCACGGCATTCGGACCTCGCCCCGGCGTTCGCGTTGGCCGACAAGTCGAGGACCGATGTCGATGCGTGGACGCTGGCGCGCTGCGGCATCCCGCTCGACCTTGCGACCCTCGGCGACTTCATGTCGCGCGCCGCAACGTTCAACGCAGACCGCGAGACCGAGGCCCGCGCTGAGAAGGAGCAACTCAAACAGCGCGTCGCCAACAGCTGGTAG
- a CDS encoding helix-turn-helix domain-containing protein, with product MTTSDDQSDWAATVTKRIGAEVRRLRGKRSAQWLAERTTKYGWGISRPTISELETGKRKTVTVQELLVLAHALNTSPVALLYPGPYDREIEALPGRELTEFAAAQWFSALGYWADIPQARNDGNVWLNNTRALRLSRELASAQSAKSMLLIRGEFDRDRELITNYDDQIRRLEAELAALHDGDQDHDGDD from the coding sequence ATGACGACAAGTGATGACCAGTCCGATTGGGCAGCGACGGTCACCAAGCGAATCGGCGCCGAAGTTCGGCGGCTCCGCGGCAAACGCTCTGCGCAATGGCTCGCAGAACGGACGACCAAATACGGCTGGGGGATCTCACGGCCTACGATCAGCGAGTTGGAAACGGGTAAGCGCAAGACGGTCACGGTGCAGGAACTCCTGGTGCTCGCGCACGCACTGAATACATCCCCCGTCGCGCTGCTCTATCCCGGTCCTTACGATCGCGAGATTGAAGCGCTGCCCGGTCGTGAACTCACGGAATTTGCTGCAGCGCAATGGTTCTCGGCGCTCGGGTATTGGGCGGACATTCCGCAGGCTCGCAACGACGGCAACGTGTGGCTCAACAACACGCGGGCTCTGCGGTTGTCACGAGAGCTTGCGTCTGCGCAGAGCGCCAAAAGCATGCTGCTGATCCGCGGCGAGTTCGACCGCGACCGTGAGCTGATCACGAACTACGACGATCAGATCCGCAGGCTCGAAGCCGAGCTCGCGGCGTTGCACGACGGCGACCAGGACCACGATGGCGACGATTAA
- a CDS encoding tyrosine-type recombinase/integrase has protein sequence MATIKRYTTAAGERWEVRYRQPSGITSRKRGFTTKRDASAWGSKVETTKAEGAFVSPARGRVTVGDLSVGWLARQEQTLSPSYYRTIAYAYPKHVAAKWDRVPVNKVDILDVKAWAASMTRDGSSATVVNRAVGILAGILDDAVEHRALVFNPARRFKRGEKPTKAPKRHVYLTEDDVCRLAEESGRYADLVLTLAFTGLRWGEAIALTVADVEFLKRRISVHRNAVQVGQQFEVGQTKGKENRMVPVAASVLSRLAVRCEDRTADDLLFPARAGGYLKRPSYDSTGWFNRAVERAGVQTITPHDLRHTCASLAVSSGANVLAVSRMLGHKDPSVTLRIYADLFDSDLDAVAVNLDARISGSVQTVSKAPADRRRSRTKTAV, from the coding sequence ATGGCGACGATTAAGCGCTACACGACGGCCGCGGGGGAGCGGTGGGAAGTCCGGTACCGGCAGCCGAGCGGAATTACCAGCCGCAAGCGTGGTTTCACCACTAAGCGTGATGCGTCGGCCTGGGGCTCGAAGGTTGAGACAACGAAGGCCGAGGGTGCCTTCGTGTCACCAGCGCGCGGCCGGGTGACGGTCGGCGATCTGTCGGTCGGATGGCTGGCACGGCAGGAGCAGACGCTATCGCCGTCCTACTACCGAACCATCGCTTACGCGTACCCCAAACACGTCGCGGCCAAGTGGGACAGGGTGCCGGTGAACAAGGTCGACATCTTGGACGTGAAAGCGTGGGCCGCGTCCATGACCCGCGACGGGTCCAGTGCGACCGTGGTCAATCGCGCCGTCGGCATCCTGGCGGGCATCCTCGACGACGCGGTCGAGCACCGGGCGCTCGTGTTCAATCCGGCCCGCCGGTTCAAGCGCGGCGAGAAGCCGACGAAGGCCCCGAAGCGCCACGTCTACCTCACCGAGGACGACGTGTGCCGGCTGGCCGAGGAATCCGGCCGCTACGCCGACCTGGTGCTGACCCTGGCGTTCACCGGGTTGCGTTGGGGTGAGGCGATCGCCCTGACCGTCGCCGACGTCGAGTTCCTCAAACGGCGCATTTCGGTGCATCGCAACGCTGTCCAAGTCGGTCAGCAGTTCGAGGTCGGGCAGACGAAGGGCAAGGAGAACCGGATGGTGCCGGTAGCGGCGTCGGTGCTGTCTCGGCTGGCCGTCCGGTGCGAGGACCGCACCGCCGACGACCTACTGTTCCCGGCCCGCGCCGGCGGCTATTTGAAGCGGCCGAGCTATGACTCAACGGGGTGGTTCAACCGGGCGGTCGAGCGTGCCGGAGTGCAGACGATCACTCCGCACGATCTTCGGCATACTTGCGCGAGCCTGGCTGTCAGTTCCGGCGCGAATGTTCTTGCGGTGTCGCGGATGCTCGGCCACAAGGACCCGAGCGTGACGCTTCGGATTTACGCCGATCTGTTCGACAGCGACCTCGACGCGGTGGCCGTCAATCTGGACGCGAGAATTTCGGGCAGTGTCCAAACCGTGTCCAAAGCGCCTGCCGACCGTCGCCGCTCGCGCACCAAAACCGCCGTCTAG
- a CDS encoding alpha/beta hydrolase: MGGHRVARIGAAVGAVLIAGCSTSVAGLPTPMGPPMGQPAPVAWSPCRVVGGGDASHIPAGAQCGEIEVPVDYSKADGPSAHLALVRFPATGQKIGSLVVNPGGPGESGVDAAMDLVTSLPPEIRQRFDFVGFDPRGVGSSLPALWCNSDADNDAYRADPQVDYSPAGVAHIENLEKQMAKRCVDKVGTDFLANMGTVNVARDLDRLRAALGDDKLTYLGYSYGTEIGSAYAEAYPDKVRAMILDGAVDPNADPIQADLDQDAAFQKAFNDYAADCAKDPRCPLGTDPAKAVDIYHHLVDPLVAKPVHTDDPRGLSYGDAITATIMAMYSPSLWTQLTDGLTELSTGSGDTLLAMADAYWNRDGQGHYTNSNDVLTAVNCVDQPPNTDRAKAIDEDRRARQLAPFNSYGPFTGNAPLDSCAFWPVPPTSGPHTVSAPGLPPVLVVSTTHDPATPYQAGVELAKELGGELLTFNGTQHTVVFQGQTCVDKFAAAYLINLALPPKGATC, from the coding sequence ATCGGCGGTCACCGCGTCGCACGTATCGGGGCGGCTGTTGGGGCCGTGCTGATAGCCGGCTGCAGCACATCGGTTGCGGGACTGCCGACGCCGATGGGGCCGCCGATGGGGCAGCCCGCGCCGGTGGCGTGGTCGCCGTGCCGCGTTGTGGGTGGCGGTGACGCCTCGCATATACCCGCCGGCGCACAATGCGGCGAGATCGAGGTACCCGTCGACTATTCCAAAGCCGACGGCCCGTCGGCTCACCTGGCACTCGTCCGTTTTCCGGCCACGGGGCAGAAGATCGGCTCGCTGGTCGTCAATCCCGGTGGGCCAGGTGAGTCCGGGGTGGACGCGGCGATGGATTTGGTGACGTCGCTGCCCCCGGAGATCCGTCAGCGGTTCGACTTTGTCGGTTTCGACCCCAGGGGTGTCGGGTCGTCGCTGCCGGCGCTGTGGTGTAACTCCGATGCGGACAACGATGCATACCGCGCCGACCCGCAGGTCGACTACAGCCCGGCGGGTGTCGCGCACATCGAGAACCTCGAGAAACAGATGGCCAAACGGTGCGTCGACAAGGTGGGCACGGACTTCCTGGCCAACATGGGCACGGTCAACGTCGCCAGAGACCTCGATCGGCTGCGCGCGGCGCTCGGCGACGACAAGCTGACCTACCTGGGCTACTCCTACGGCACCGAGATCGGTTCGGCGTACGCCGAGGCCTACCCGGACAAGGTTCGCGCGATGATCCTTGACGGCGCCGTCGATCCGAATGCCGATCCGATCCAGGCCGATCTCGATCAGGACGCGGCCTTTCAGAAGGCCTTCAACGATTACGCCGCCGACTGCGCCAAGGATCCCCGCTGCCCGCTGGGCACCGATCCGGCCAAGGCCGTCGACATCTACCACCACCTAGTGGATCCCTTGGTGGCCAAGCCTGTTCATACCGACGACCCGCGTGGATTGAGTTATGGCGACGCGATCACCGCCACGATCATGGCGATGTATTCGCCCAGCCTGTGGACGCAACTCACCGACGGTCTGACCGAGCTGTCCACCGGTAGTGGGGACACCCTCTTGGCAATGGCCGATGCATACTGGAATCGCGACGGACAGGGGCACTACACCAACTCCAACGATGTTCTGACCGCCGTCAATTGTGTCGATCAGCCGCCCAACACCGACCGAGCCAAGGCGATCGACGAGGACCGGCGGGCGCGGCAGCTGGCACCGTTTAACAGCTACGGGCCGTTCACCGGCAACGCACCGCTGGATTCCTGCGCGTTCTGGCCGGTTCCGCCGACCAGCGGCCCACACACGGTCAGCGCGCCCGGTTTACCGCCGGTATTGGTGGTATCCACGACTCACGACCCAGCGACGCCGTATCAGGCTGGTGTCGAGCTGGCCAAGGAGCTCGGCGGCGAGTTGCTGACGTTCAACGGCACACAACACACGGTGGTGTTTCAGGGCCAAACCTGTGTCGACAAGTTCGCCGCGGCGTATCTGATCAATCTCGCACTGCCACCGAAAGGCGCTACGTGCTGA
- a CDS encoding sensor domain-containing protein, whose translation MPAGKVPLTSPDALPTLLLSAPDVGAALSSDDVVVTTDVNKAWNDSAHFADVNCLAIAGAAQQGVYASSGSTAVHGQVLRDPPTAPEWSHYAVQAVVAFPSAQAAADFFTASQRGWAACSNRELNYAQPIGPPQVWSVGQTSTSNDVLAVSRVQQSPQRWACQRALTVHSNVAVDVEACSLDGPTAAASAIAGQIAGRLPSA comes from the coding sequence ATGCCCGCCGGAAAAGTGCCACTGACCAGCCCCGATGCTCTACCGACCCTGCTGTTGTCGGCTCCCGACGTGGGTGCGGCACTGTCCAGCGACGACGTCGTCGTCACCACCGACGTCAACAAGGCCTGGAACGACAGCGCCCACTTCGCCGACGTGAACTGCCTGGCCATCGCCGGTGCGGCCCAACAGGGCGTCTATGCGAGCAGCGGATCGACGGCCGTGCACGGCCAGGTGCTACGGGATCCGCCGACCGCGCCGGAGTGGTCGCACTACGCCGTACAGGCGGTGGTGGCCTTCCCCAGCGCCCAGGCCGCCGCGGATTTCTTCACTGCCTCGCAGCGCGGCTGGGCAGCCTGCTCCAACCGCGAACTGAACTACGCCCAGCCGATCGGGCCTCCCCAGGTGTGGTCGGTCGGCCAGACCAGCACCAGCAATGACGTGTTGGCGGTCTCGCGGGTGCAGCAGAGCCCGCAGCGCTGGGCCTGCCAGCGGGCGTTGACCGTGCACAGCAATGTCGCGGTGGACGTCGAGGCGTGCAGCCTCGACGGCCCGACGGCGGCGGCCAGCGCGATCGCCGGCCAGATCGCCGGACGGCTGCCGAGCGCCTAG
- a CDS encoding YbhB/YbcL family Raf kinase inhibitor-like protein, translating to MAFPYNPYEFLPQLPSFTLTSTDITDGQPLNNAQVSGIMGAGGEDVSPQLSWSGFPEQTRSFAVTVYDPDAPTASGFWHWAVANLPATVTDLPAGVGDGSVLPGDAVTLVNDAGIRRFLGAAPPAGHGYHRYYVAVHAVKVEKLELSEDASPAYLGFNLFMNSIARAVIHGTYEQN from the coding sequence ATGGCATTTCCCTACAACCCGTACGAGTTTCTGCCGCAGCTCCCCAGTTTCACGCTGACCAGCACCGACATCACCGACGGCCAACCGCTGAACAATGCTCAGGTCAGCGGGATCATGGGCGCCGGCGGCGAGGATGTCTCCCCACAGCTGAGCTGGTCGGGCTTCCCGGAACAGACCCGCAGCTTCGCGGTCACCGTCTACGACCCGGACGCCCCCACCGCGTCCGGCTTCTGGCACTGGGCGGTGGCCAACCTGCCTGCCACCGTCACCGATCTGCCGGCCGGTGTCGGTGACGGCTCGGTGCTGCCCGGCGACGCCGTGACGCTCGTCAACGACGCCGGTATCCGCCGCTTCCTGGGCGCCGCCCCGCCGGCCGGGCACGGCTACCACCGTTACTACGTCGCCGTGCACGCGGTGAAGGTGGAGAAGCTGGAGCTCTCCGAGGACGCCAGCCCGGCCTATCTCGGGTTCAACCTTTTCATGAACTCGATTGCCCGCGCGGTCATTCACGGTACCTACGAGCAGAACTGA